CGAAATCTGCAGAGCTGCACAAACCCGCACTAAAACTGCAATGAAAAATTCGATCATTATCGCTAAATTCAATCTTGTTAAAGGCATCTAGAATATCCTGCATTTTACTCTCAATGGCATCCATTTGGCCGTCACCGAATACAACCATAAACTCTTCACCACCATAGCGGCCGACGTAATCGGTATCACGGATGGAGTTCAATATTAACTGCGCAACAGATAACAACACTTTGTCGCCACAAGAATGACCACATTCATCGTTAACTTCTTTGAAGTTATCCAAATCAACCATTGCGATTACTACAGTAGAATCGTGTCTTTGCGCTAAGCGAAATGCTTGGCCGGCTGCATCCATTATTTGACCATGATTGAGGATACCCGTGAGGCTATCTCGCGATGCCAGATAACGAATTTCTTGACCCCTTTCAATACGACTTTGTACCTGTTCCACTATCATACCTGCAGAGGTGTCTTTGTGGATAACGTCGTCCGCACCGCATTGCAGCACATTGAGCTTGATTTGCATGTCGGTATCGGCAGTTAGAAAAATAATCGGCACATAATTATACTTTGACTGTTGCCTGATCACTTTAGCCACTTCTAAGCCATTAATGTCTGGCATGTGCATATCGAGTAAAAAGGCGTCTGGATAAAATGATTCCAATTCGTCCATCAGTTGGACCGCATCAGTATAGACTTTGACTTCAATGCCTTTGTTCTCAAATAAGGCTTTGTAAAATTCTCCCACTACTTTTTGATCATCAAGGACGATTAATTTGTAGGTATCACCTGTATCTAAATTGAATGTGCTTCTAATTTTTGATACTAAGGAGGCAATATCAACAGGTTTGAGTAAATACTCACTTACTTCAGCTCTTACCCCTAGTAAACGTGGTTCAAACGAGTTCCAATTCGAAAGTATAAATACAGCTATGCCTTTACTTACTAGCTCAGCGGCAACGACAAATATAGCCAAGTAATCATCGTCATCTTTGTCGACTTCTAACAACACTAAATTGAAGTCTTTAGGGTTAGTATGACTGAGATAATTATCCATTGAATTGAAAATCTTTGCTTTAAAACCGAATCCGTCTAATAGCTTTTGCAACGCTGTAGCCGATGCGACATCTGAATCTACTAACGCAATATGAATATCATGGTAACTATCTTTAGCTGTATAACGCTTGCTTTTTAGTACTTCAATAGGCGGATAAGAGGACACCTCCTGTGAGCGGTCTATTTTGTCTCGCTGAACAATACGCAGAACAGGATCAGGTCGTTTTTTAGCAGAATTAGCCAACGCGTTGATGTGTCGATCGACGAAGCGTATGCGTTCAGCACT
Above is a window of Aliiglaciecola sp. LCG003 DNA encoding:
- a CDS encoding diguanylate cyclase, translating into MEITLKQKLTEFRQQFVQDYPDMLAKLVKLWQAARVSVQVEPIAEFLFELNKMKGATAALNFLNLSDRLAIIEQELEESKHAIAQLSAERIRFVDRHINALANSAKKRPDPVLRIVQRDKIDRSQEVSSYPPIEVLKSKRYTAKDSYHDIHIALVDSDVASATALQKLLDGFGFKAKIFNSMDNYLSHTNPKDFNLVLLEVDKDDDDYLAIFVVAAELVSKGIAVFILSNWNSFEPRLLGVRAEVSEYLLKPVDIASLVSKIRSTFNLDTGDTYKLIVLDDQKVVGEFYKALFENKGIEVKVYTDAVQLMDELESFYPDAFLLDMHMPDINGLEVAKVIRQQSKYNYVPIIFLTADTDMQIKLNVLQCGADDVIHKDTSAGMIVEQVQSRIERGQEIRYLASRDSLTGILNHGQIMDAAGQAFRLAQRHDSTVVIAMVDLDNFKEVNDECGHSCGDKVLLSVAQLILNSIRDTDYVGRYGGEEFMVVFGDGQMDAIESKMQDILDAFNKIEFSDNDRIFHCSFSAGLCSSADFDKLSLLIGAADRALYRAKDAGKNQICINGKD